A region from the Longimicrobiales bacterium genome encodes:
- a CDS encoding crosslink repair DNA glycosylase YcaQ family protein translates to MTDVLHMPAAAARRLHLHAQGLDRRTRRRARKADVLDAIRRMGVLQIDTISVVARSPYLVLFSRLGAYDRAWLDEHLAEGALFEYWAHEASFLPIEDYPLVRHRMLEPERMGWKYRAEWVKEHRHELERVLAHIREHGPARSVDFERRAGAASGWWEWKPEKRALEALFTSGHLMVARRHSFQRVYDLRERVHADWSDDTLPPREEVDRQLVLRSVRAMGIATARWIADYYRMPKREAPAQTLALAAAGDLVEVRVDGWSEPAYIHRDDVETARAAADNALRPTLTTLLSPFDPVVWDRARARTMFGFDYRIECYTPAAKRQYGYFVLPILRRGELVGRLDAKAHRRDGTFEVKSLHLEEGVRASDALLRDIAGAIVDAAAWHDTPHVIIRRTTPRDVRRGLAEFVRRR, encoded by the coding sequence TCGACCGCCGCACCCGCCGTCGCGCCCGCAAGGCCGATGTCCTCGACGCGATCCGCCGGATGGGTGTGCTCCAGATCGACACCATCAGCGTGGTCGCGCGCAGCCCGTACCTGGTGCTCTTCAGCCGGCTCGGCGCGTACGACCGTGCATGGCTGGACGAGCACCTCGCGGAGGGTGCGCTGTTCGAGTACTGGGCGCACGAAGCGAGCTTCCTGCCGATCGAGGATTACCCGCTCGTCCGGCACCGCATGCTCGAGCCGGAGCGGATGGGCTGGAAATACCGCGCCGAATGGGTGAAAGAGCATCGTCACGAGCTCGAGCGGGTGCTGGCGCACATCCGCGAACACGGTCCAGCGCGCTCCGTTGACTTCGAGCGGCGTGCGGGCGCGGCGTCCGGCTGGTGGGAGTGGAAGCCGGAGAAGCGGGCGCTCGAGGCATTGTTCACGTCCGGCCACCTCATGGTCGCGCGGCGGCATTCTTTTCAACGCGTTTACGACCTGCGGGAGCGCGTCCACGCGGACTGGTCGGATGACACTCTGCCGCCACGCGAGGAAGTGGACCGGCAGCTCGTGCTGCGTTCAGTCCGCGCCATGGGCATTGCCACGGCCCGCTGGATCGCCGACTACTACCGCATGCCGAAGCGGGAGGCGCCCGCGCAGACGCTGGCGCTCGCGGCAGCCGGTGATCTGGTCGAGGTGCGCGTAGACGGCTGGAGCGAGCCCGCATACATCCATCGCGATGACGTAGAGACCGCCCGCGCGGCCGCCGACAACGCGCTACGCCCGACGCTCACCACCCTGCTGTCGCCGTTTGATCCCGTCGTCTGGGATCGCGCACGTGCGCGGACGATGTTCGGTTTCGACTATCGCATTGAATGTTACACGCCGGCGGCGAAACGCCAGTACGGCTATTTCGTGCTGCCCATACTGCGTCGCGGCGAGCTGGTCGGCAGGCTCGATGCGAAGGCGCACCGGCGTGACGGCACGTTCGAAGTGAAATCTCTGCATCTCGAGGAGGGCGTCCGCGCCAGTGACGCTCTGCTGCGCGACATCGCCGGCGCAATTGTGGATGCGGCCGCCTGGCATGATACGCCGCACGTCATCATCCGTCGCACGACGCCGCGTGACGTGCGGCGGGGCCTCGCGGAGTTCGTCAGGCGTCGCTGA